In Drosophila simulans strain w501 chromosome X, Prin_Dsim_3.1, whole genome shotgun sequence, one DNA window encodes the following:
- the LOC6725821 gene encoding uncharacterized protein LOC6725821, with protein sequence MRLIQNRWQEIGLQLIFVFNFGWIRRRCFWVAAQSSRRCLSGSSSRSKKPRHTKMPYNLWLRRRLQLLASLLFCGLLGYLTSEAVAKPTLSFSLPQGLQGFPSFQSFTQQIIEQRSARQMKTYSGKRVSNDSLIMIYYHDLTIAVTELGPQKLLLGCELIEIYNDKEGKMLLEGLSHYNRPLEIKFDEMLKLMDQCEHVDKLSYASRHKSKLEGGERSSGGSDSAATGGANDGVALKLATNIFPRSPFSLLSGIIPGTKWCGTGDIAETYSDLGSEMAMDRCCRQHDLCPIKIRAYQNKYELMNDSLYTKSHCICDDMLFSCLKMTNTSASQLMGSIYFNLVQVPCLDGRSNHYKFRAAKEGF encoded by the exons ATGCGCCTCATCCAAAATCGGTGGCAAGAAATAGGCcttcaattgatttttgtttttaact TTGGTTGGATACGGCGCCGGTGTTTTTGGGTAGCGGCTCAGTCCAGCCGGCGATGCCTTAGTGGCAGCTCCTCCAGATCGAAGAAACCACGCCACACCAAGATGCCCTATAACCTCTGGCTGCGACGGcgcctccagctgctggcctCGCTGCTCTTCTGCGGCCTCCTGGGCTATTTGACCTCGGAAGCGGTGGCCAAGCCCACGTTGTCCTTCAGTCTGCCGCAAGGACTGCAGGGATTTCCTTCGTTCCAGTCCTTCACGCAGCAAATCATCGAGCAGCGCAGCGCGCGTCAGATGAAGACCTATAG CGGAAAGCGGGTGAGCAACGACTCCCTCATCATGATATACTATCACGATCTGACCATAGCCGTAACGGAGCTGGGACCCCAGAAATTGCTACTCGGCTGCGAACTGATCGAAATCTA CAACGATAAGGAGGGCAAGATGCTGCTGGAGGGCCTGTCGCACTACAATCGCCCACTGGAAATCAAATTCGACGAGATGCTGAAGCTAATGGATCAGTGCGAGCACGTGGACAAGCTGAGCTACGCCTCGCGTCACAAATCCAAGCTGGAGGGCGGTGAACGCAGCAGCGGGGGCAGCGATTCAGCCGCAACAGGTGGAGCCAATGATGGTGTGGCCCTCAAGCTGGCCACCAACATCTTTCCGCGCAGCCCCTTCTCCCTGCTGAGTGGCATTATACCAG GCACAAAGTGGTGTGGCACCGGCGACATCGCAGAGACGTACAGCGATCTGGGCAGCGAAATGGCCATGGATCGATGCTGTCGCCAACACGATCTCTGCCCCATCAAGATCCGAGCCTATCAGAACAAATACGAACTGATGAACGATTCGCTGTACACAAA ATCCCACTGCATCTGCGACGACATGCTGTTCTCCTGCCTGAAGATGACCAACACCTCGGCCTCGCAGCTGATGGGCTCCATCTACTTCAACCTGGTGCAGGTGCCGTGTCTGGACGGGCGGAGCAATCACTACAAGTTCCGGGCGGCCAAGGAGGGATTCTGA
- the LOC6725822 gene encoding type-1 angiotensin II receptor-associated protein: MTDLNELMGSPFVRVKLVAFVHFFFISNAMLGSWGHGAYEFYNFLFLIAMFWSMHSKDSIEAIQTALVINASSIFFDIVSISLHFGIMNGWAVAFSIINLILRPVSVALLYKEFNTRGGTLPTGSVFPTSQQRSYQDIDRPTQPTPTNSQPGPNVASIF, translated from the exons ATGACCGACCTCAACGAGCTAATGGGATCCCCTTTTGTGCGTGTGAAG CTTGTGGCCTTTGTGCACTTCTTCTTCATCTCGAATGCCATGCTAGGAAGCTGGggccacggggcgtatgagttcTACAACTTTCTATTCCTGATCGCCATGTTCTGGTCGATGCACAGCAAGGACTCCATCGAAGCGATCCAAACG GCGCTCGTCATCAACGCTTCTAGCATTTTTTTTGATATAGTCAGCATTTCTCTTCATTTCGGCATTATGA ATGGCTGGGCCGTTGCGTTCAGCATCATCAACCTGATCCTACGACCGGTGAGCGTGGCCCTGCTCTACAAGGAGTTCAACACGAGGGGCGGCACACTGCCGACGGGATCGGTCTTCCCAACCAGCCAGCAGCGCAGCTACCAGGACATCGATCGGCCCACACAGCCCACACCGACCAACTCGCAGCCCGGCCCGAATGTGGCCAGCATCTTCTAG